In the Magnetospirillum sp. 15-1 genome, one interval contains:
- a CDS encoding autotransporter outer membrane beta-barrel domain-containing protein, producing the protein MQDIPGRTASNSLSVINSGGYRWTISQVTGTGQADTDGVSMVNGSNNIVITADHQNAAGAASGTNGAGVAAIASYSGGNAAMTALSQAVNNLTSAAEIEKAGAQLRPSANGATAQAALGAVGQAVNTISVRTDSVRSASAETGGGTGVSSGEMLRGLGVWTQAFGSVATQDRRLGIDGYTADTYGLAFGADAKVAEPLRLGLSFAYARTGVDDAGAREGSGQTINSYIGSLYGTYTAPRWYLDGAVTYGHHSYDGTRVINIAGAARQTAKSSYGGNQYGAKAELGVPFAVGAGVTLTPLAGLAYNHLRQDGYTEKDAAAALTVGSSNTDSIKSSLGAKASATIAQWREWNVRPNARAVWSHEFNTKAHDQTSAYVDGGSSFTNTGTDAASESFTLGLGVDLASVRNTTLSAKYDAGLSDRYVSHTGSLQARMEF; encoded by the coding sequence ATGCAAGATATTCCGGGGCGCACGGCTTCGAATAGCCTCAGCGTCATCAATTCCGGCGGCTATCGTTGGACGATCAGCCAGGTAACCGGCACGGGACAGGCCGATACCGACGGTGTCAGCATGGTAAACGGCTCAAACAACATCGTCATCACCGCCGACCATCAGAACGCCGCTGGCGCCGCCAGCGGCACCAATGGTGCTGGTGTTGCCGCCATCGCGTCGTATTCTGGTGGCAACGCGGCCATGACGGCGCTATCCCAAGCCGTCAACAACCTGACCTCCGCCGCCGAGATCGAGAAGGCCGGTGCCCAGTTGCGCCCCTCGGCCAACGGCGCCACCGCCCAGGCGGCGCTGGGGGCGGTGGGCCAGGCGGTCAACACCATCTCGGTGCGCACCGACAGCGTGCGCTCCGCCTCGGCCGAGACCGGCGGCGGCACGGGTGTTTCCTCGGGCGAAATGCTGCGCGGCCTCGGCGTGTGGACCCAGGCCTTCGGCTCGGTCGCCACCCAGGATCGCCGCTTGGGGATCGACGGCTATACCGCCGACACCTATGGACTGGCCTTCGGGGCCGACGCCAAGGTGGCCGAACCGCTGCGCCTCGGCCTGTCCTTCGCCTATGCCCGCACCGGCGTCGATGACGCCGGTGCGCGCGAGGGTTCGGGCCAGACCATCAATTCCTATATCGGCAGCCTGTACGGCACCTATACGGCGCCACGCTGGTACCTGGATGGGGCGGTGACCTACGGCCATCACAGCTATGACGGCACCCGCGTCATCAACATCGCCGGTGCCGCGCGGCAAACCGCCAAGTCGTCCTATGGCGGCAACCAGTACGGCGCTAAGGCCGAACTGGGCGTGCCCTTCGCCGTGGGGGCGGGCGTCACCCTGACCCCGCTGGCCGGCCTTGCCTACAACCACCTGCGCCAGGACGGCTACACCGAGAAGGACGCCGCCGCCGCGCTGACCGTCGGCTCGTCCAACACCGATTCCATCAAGTCCAGCCTGGGCGCCAAGGCGTCGGCCACCATCGCCCAGTGGCGCGAATGGAACGTCAGGCCCAACGCGCGGGCCGTCTGGAGCCACGAGTTCAACACCAAGGCCCACGACCAGACCTCGGCCTATGTGGACGGCGGCTCGTCCTTCACCAATACCGGCACCGATGCGGCCAGCGAGTCCTTCACCCTGGGGCTTGGCGTCGACCTGGCCTCGGTGCGCAACACCACCCTGTCGGCCAAGTACGACGCGGGCCTCAGTGACCGCTATGTCAGCCACACCGGGTCGCTCCAGGCCAGGATGGAGTTCTGA
- a CDS encoding helix-turn-helix transcriptional regulator, which produces MTDSSSTPSLSPREKQCLFHLARGLRVDAVAEAMGTTSKTVEKQITSARAKLGAATREQAIAIAIRNNLLSGEEG; this is translated from the coding sequence ATGACCGATTCCAGTTCGACGCCGTCTCTGTCTCCCCGGGAAAAGCAATGCCTGTTCCATCTGGCCCGGGGGTTGCGGGTTGATGCCGTGGCCGAGGCCATGGGAACCACCTCCAAGACCGTGGAAAAGCAGATCACCTCCGCCCGCGCCAAGCTCGGTGCGGCAACCCGCGAACAGGCCATCGCCATCGCCATCCGGAACAATCTGCTGAGCGGAGAAGAGGGCTGA
- a CDS encoding efflux transporter outer membrane subunit, with protein sequence MSERKFTPLVPVLAGLLLAACTSPVGPQESGIETPSLWSRLTGSAPAKADPAAPLVQGSDAEVEQNWWRRFGDPTLDTLVAEALAGNQTLAMAKARVEEAEAARGLARSRLLPDISAAGSAQRANQGYTTGDKAVSVAEIDLKATWELDLFGRNQARMAEASALLQSEEATRQGVRVALLAEVARTYFDLRDSLRQIELTRQNLGTQRRTLEIIRAQRQGALASDFDVQRAGARVSATEALIPTLETTRDVALNRLAVLLGRPPGGRDTLLATLSPIQPLDSGIVIAAPAKVLAARPDVRAAERRFAASLSAKDAATAELFPNISLAALFGAQTATPLNATPWGIGLSLVQPILNFGRIESQIDAADARQRQAFLAYQRSVLEALEDMENALSRYGHEAGRNIALTTGVAQNRRASELAHTQYTNGYTGLLDVLVAERDLLDAEAAQASSDTGLRRNLVAIYAAAGGGWNDRADGR encoded by the coding sequence ATGTCTGAGCGCAAGTTCACCCCCCTCGTCCCGGTGCTGGCCGGACTGCTGCTCGCCGCCTGCACCAGCCCGGTCGGACCGCAGGAGTCCGGGATCGAAACCCCGTCCCTGTGGAGCCGCCTGACCGGGTCCGCTCCGGCCAAGGCCGATCCCGCCGCCCCGCTTGTCCAAGGCTCCGACGCCGAGGTCGAGCAGAACTGGTGGCGGCGCTTCGGCGACCCCACCCTGGACACCCTGGTGGCCGAGGCCCTGGCCGGCAACCAGACCCTGGCCATGGCCAAGGCACGGGTGGAGGAGGCCGAGGCGGCACGCGGCCTCGCCCGCTCGCGCCTGCTGCCCGACATTTCCGCCGCAGGCAGCGCCCAGCGCGCCAATCAGGGCTATACCACCGGTGATAAGGCGGTGAGTGTCGCCGAAATCGACCTCAAGGCCACCTGGGAGCTGGACCTGTTCGGCCGCAACCAAGCCCGCATGGCCGAGGCCTCCGCCCTGCTGCAATCGGAGGAGGCGACGCGCCAGGGCGTGCGGGTGGCTCTGCTGGCCGAGGTGGCGCGGACCTATTTCGACCTGCGCGATTCCCTGCGCCAGATCGAGTTGACCCGGCAGAACCTGGGCACCCAACGCCGCACCCTGGAGATCATCCGCGCCCAGCGCCAGGGCGCCCTGGCCAGCGATTTCGACGTACAGCGGGCCGGCGCCCGGGTCTCGGCCACCGAGGCCCTGATTCCGACCTTGGAGACCACCCGCGACGTGGCCCTGAACCGCCTGGCCGTACTGCTGGGCCGCCCACCCGGCGGCCGCGATACCCTATTGGCGACCCTGTCGCCGATCCAGCCGCTGGATTCCGGCATCGTCATCGCCGCCCCGGCCAAGGTGCTGGCGGCCCGGCCCGACGTGCGCGCCGCCGAGCGCCGCTTCGCCGCCAGCCTGTCGGCCAAGGACGCCGCCACCGCCGAACTGTTCCCCAACATCTCGCTGGCCGCCCTTTTCGGCGCCCAGACCGCCACCCCGCTCAACGCCACGCCCTGGGGCATCGGCCTGAGCCTGGTCCAGCCAATCCTCAATTTCGGCCGCATCGAATCCCAGATCGACGCCGCCGACGCCCGCCAGCGTCAGGCCTTCCTGGCCTATCAGCGCAGTGTGCTGGAAGCGCTGGAGGACATGGAGAACGCGCTGTCACGCTATGGCCACGAAGCCGGCCGCAACATCGCGCTGACCACCGGCGTAGCCCAGAACCGCCGCGCCTCGGAACTGGCGCACACCCAATACACCAACGGCTATACCGGTCTGCTCGACGTCCTGGTGGCGGAACGCGACCTGTTGGACGCCGAAGCGGCTCAGGCCTCCTCCGACACCGGCCTCCGCCGGAATCTGGTCGCCATCTATGCCGCGGCCGGCGGCGGCTGGAATGATCGCGCCGACGGCAGGTAG
- a CDS encoding helix-turn-helix domain-containing protein: protein MISARQIRAARALLGWSQQDLADRAIISVNALRRLEGEQVDPRLSTIAAVKTALESAGIDFLPTSGTQGEGVRLRLP, encoded by the coding sequence ATGATTTCCGCCCGCCAGATACGGGCCGCCCGCGCACTGCTGGGCTGGTCCCAGCAAGACCTCGCCGACCGCGCCATCATTTCGGTCAACGCCCTGCGTCGCCTGGAGGGCGAACAGGTCGATCCCCGCCTGTCCACGATTGCCGCCGTGAAGACCGCGCTGGAAAGCGCGGGCATCGACTTCCTGCCCACCAGCGGGACGCAGGGCGAAGGCGTGCGCTTGCGGTTGCCGTAG
- a CDS encoding TetR/AcrR family transcriptional regulator produces the protein MGRPSPDTKQILIDTALALIWMSSYGSVSVDDICKAAGVKKGSFYHFFPSKVDLAVAAMEHSYHEVKPLYDTIFSPDTPPLRRFERMMEVVIEKQTETLEKYGRVCGCSDTSLGCEMAGLEERIRIKFEELASRKKRYYENALRDMVAEGTLPPDTDVKAKAHEIFAYLLGQMTLARIQNDLDLLKRDLRPGLLGLLGIQDKAVSAA, from the coding sequence ATGGGCCGCCCGTCGCCCGACACCAAGCAGATTTTGATCGATACCGCACTGGCACTGATCTGGATGAGCAGCTACGGCTCGGTCAGCGTCGATGACATCTGCAAGGCCGCCGGAGTGAAGAAGGGCAGCTTCTACCACTTCTTCCCGTCCAAGGTGGATCTGGCCGTGGCCGCCATGGAGCACTCCTACCACGAGGTCAAGCCGCTCTACGACACCATCTTCTCGCCCGACACCCCGCCGCTCCGGCGGTTCGAGCGCATGATGGAGGTGGTGATCGAAAAGCAGACCGAGACCTTGGAGAAATACGGCCGGGTCTGCGGCTGTTCCGACACCTCGCTGGGATGCGAGATGGCGGGTTTGGAGGAGCGCATCCGCATCAAGTTCGAGGAATTGGCGAGCCGTAAGAAGCGCTATTACGAAAACGCCCTGCGCGACATGGTGGCCGAGGGAACCCTGCCCCCCGACACCGACGTCAAGGCCAAGGCCCACGAGATTTTCGCCTATCTTCTGGGGCAGATGACCCTGGCCCGGATTCAGAACGATCTGGACCTGCTCAAACGCGATCTGAGGCCGGGCCTGCTGGGACTGCTGGGTATTCAGGATAAGGCCGTTTCTGCCGCCTAG
- a CDS encoding LuxR family transcriptional regulator encodes MSEEAPAMSKSVTEAAADFTKAHDGNDLWYRLHRQLERFEIGEAIYGTEAAPDPEREVIPIFNSIDPSWLEDKLSNGLFECDEYVRAARIDITPMLWSDMALIKAMSPTARKSFSLDLDYGILTGVSIPMRFAGDWGASSIGLHANGLTLPEFDRIWANHQSSIIAIVNAFDTAMRGSHVSELFPLSPQERECLLWLAAGLQQKQVADRLRLTDKQVEKRLKEARRKLKAVTTTQAVANALIFGLIDP; translated from the coding sequence ATGAGTGAAGAAGCGCCCGCCATGTCCAAATCCGTCACGGAAGCCGCCGCCGACTTCACCAAGGCTCATGACGGCAACGATCTTTGGTATCGCCTGCATCGGCAACTTGAGCGTTTCGAAATCGGGGAGGCCATCTATGGCACCGAAGCGGCCCCCGATCCGGAGCGCGAGGTCATTCCGATCTTCAATTCCATCGACCCGTCCTGGCTGGAAGACAAGTTATCCAACGGCCTGTTCGAATGTGACGAATACGTTCGCGCCGCCCGCATCGACATTACCCCCATGCTGTGGAGCGACATGGCCCTGATCAAGGCCATGTCGCCCACAGCCCGGAAATCCTTCTCCCTGGACCTGGATTACGGAATTCTGACCGGCGTCAGCATTCCCATGCGATTCGCCGGCGATTGGGGCGCCAGTTCCATCGGTCTGCATGCCAATGGTCTGACCCTGCCCGAGTTCGACCGGATATGGGCGAACCACCAGTCCTCCATCATCGCCATTGTCAACGCATTCGATACCGCCATGCGCGGCAGCCATGTGAGTGAGCTGTTTCCACTATCTCCCCAGGAGAGGGAATGCCTGCTGTGGTTGGCGGCTGGTTTGCAACAAAAGCAGGTGGCCGACCGTCTACGCCTGACCGACAAGCAGGTGGAGAAGCGTCTGAAGGAAGCGCGGCGCAAGCTGAAAGCGGTCACCACCACTCAGGCGGTGGCCAATGCCCTGATCTTCGGCCTTATCGACCCCTGA
- a CDS encoding efflux RND transporter permease subunit: protein MTLSKFFIDRPIFAGVISTVILLAGLISMVLLPISEYPEVVPPSVIVKAQFPGANPKVIAQTVATPLEEQVNGVENMLYMFSQAASDGTMTLTISFKIGTDPDLATQLVQNRVNQALPRLPEVTRQLGVTTVKSSPDLTMVVHLTSPNERYDMLYLRNYALLNVKDQLAKIQGVGSVQLFGSGDYAMRIWLDPEKVAERAMTADEVVAAIRRQNVQVAAGVIGGPPYGNGVELQLPINAQGRLTDADQFAEIIIKRDGGVVTRLKDVARVEIDAAQYGLRSLLDNKPAVAIPVFQSPGSNAIEISNQVRATMAELKKNFPEGLDYAIVYDPTVFVRGSIEAVVHTLLEAVALVVLVVILFLQTWRASIIPLLAVPISIIGTFAVMHVFGFSINALSLFGLVLAIGIVVDDAIVVVENVERNIENGLSPRDATIKAMGEVTGPIIAIALVLCAVFVPIAFISGLTGQFYRQFALTIAFSTVISAFNSLTLSPALAVTLLRGHGAPKDALTRGMDRVFGRFFAGFNRVFHGGSHAYGRGVTGILGRKSAAMLLYLLLLGATYVGFQAVPPGFVPTQDKQYLVSFAQLPDGATLERTETVIRTMSDIALKEPGVESAVAFPGLSINGFINSPSAGIVFVTLKPFEERRSAELSGFAISQNLQKKYLGVQDAFIAIFPPPPVQGLGTIGGFKLQVEDRTDQGYEALDQTMKAVQAKAAQTPELARVFSSYKIGMPQLYTELDRTKAAQLGVDVQDVFSAMQIYLGSLYVNDFNKFGRTYQVIAQADRQFRSRPDDILKLQTRNFEGRMVPLGSIVRVTETTGPDSAMRYNAFRSADVNGGPAPGYSTGQAQAAMIRILDETLPKGMGYEWTELTYQQILAGNTAILVFPICVLLVFLVLAAQYESLFLPAAIILIVPMCLLSAITGVWLTGGDNNMFTQIGLFVLIGLACKNAILIVEFARELEIAGKGTVESAIEAAHLRLRPILMTSFAFIMGVVPLVLSSGAGAEMRHAMGVAVFFGMLGVTFFGLFLTPVFYVLMRALEKRVTGTEKVHHHV, encoded by the coding sequence ATGACTTTGTCCAAATTCTTCATCGACCGCCCCATTTTCGCCGGGGTGATCTCCACCGTCATCCTGCTGGCTGGCCTGATCTCCATGGTCCTGCTGCCCATCTCGGAATACCCCGAGGTCGTGCCGCCCTCGGTGATCGTCAAGGCCCAGTTCCCCGGCGCCAACCCCAAGGTCATCGCCCAGACCGTGGCGACGCCGCTGGAAGAGCAGGTCAACGGCGTCGAGAACATGCTCTACATGTTCTCCCAGGCGGCCAGCGACGGCACCATGACGCTGACCATCAGCTTCAAGATCGGTACCGACCCCGATCTCGCCACCCAGTTGGTGCAGAATCGGGTCAACCAGGCCCTGCCCCGCCTGCCCGAGGTCACCCGCCAGTTGGGCGTCACCACGGTCAAAAGCTCGCCCGATCTGACCATGGTGGTGCATCTGACCTCGCCCAACGAACGCTACGACATGCTGTACCTGCGCAATTACGCCCTGCTCAACGTCAAGGATCAGCTGGCGAAGATTCAGGGCGTGGGCAGCGTCCAGCTGTTCGGGTCGGGCGATTACGCCATGCGCATCTGGCTCGATCCGGAAAAGGTGGCCGAGCGGGCCATGACCGCCGACGAGGTGGTCGCCGCCATCCGCCGCCAGAACGTCCAGGTCGCCGCCGGCGTGATCGGCGGGCCACCCTATGGCAACGGCGTCGAGCTGCAGTTGCCCATCAACGCCCAGGGGCGCCTGACCGATGCCGACCAGTTCGCCGAGATCATCATCAAGCGCGACGGCGGCGTGGTCACCCGGCTGAAGGACGTGGCCCGGGTCGAGATCGATGCCGCCCAATACGGCCTGCGCTCGCTGCTGGACAACAAGCCCGCCGTCGCCATTCCGGTGTTCCAGTCGCCGGGCTCTAACGCCATCGAGATTTCCAATCAGGTCCGCGCCACCATGGCCGAACTGAAGAAGAATTTTCCCGAAGGCCTGGATTACGCCATCGTCTACGACCCCACCGTGTTCGTGCGCGGCTCCATCGAGGCGGTGGTCCATACCCTGCTGGAGGCGGTGGCCCTGGTGGTGCTGGTGGTGATCCTGTTCCTCCAAACCTGGCGGGCTTCCATCATTCCGCTGCTGGCGGTGCCCATCTCCATCATCGGCACCTTCGCGGTGATGCACGTCTTCGGCTTTTCCATCAATGCCCTGTCCCTGTTCGGGCTGGTGCTGGCCATCGGCATCGTCGTCGACGACGCCATCGTGGTGGTGGAGAACGTCGAGCGCAACATCGAGAACGGCCTTTCTCCCCGCGACGCCACCATCAAGGCCATGGGCGAGGTCACCGGCCCCATCATCGCCATCGCCCTGGTGCTGTGCGCGGTGTTCGTGCCCATCGCCTTCATCAGTGGACTGACCGGTCAGTTCTATCGCCAGTTCGCCCTGACCATCGCCTTTTCCACGGTGATTTCCGCCTTCAACTCCCTGACCCTGTCGCCGGCGCTGGCGGTGACCCTGCTGCGGGGCCACGGCGCCCCCAAGGATGCCCTGACCCGAGGCATGGATCGGGTGTTCGGGCGCTTCTTCGCTGGCTTCAACCGGGTCTTCCACGGCGGCTCACACGCCTATGGGCGGGGCGTCACCGGCATCCTGGGGCGCAAATCGGCCGCCATGCTGCTCTATCTGCTGCTGCTGGGCGCCACCTATGTGGGCTTCCAGGCGGTACCGCCCGGCTTCGTGCCGACCCAGGACAAGCAATATCTGGTCAGCTTCGCCCAGTTGCCCGACGGCGCCACCCTGGAGCGCACCGAGACCGTCATCCGCACCATGTCCGACATCGCGCTGAAGGAACCGGGCGTGGAAAGCGCCGTGGCCTTCCCGGGCCTCTCCATCAACGGTTTCATCAACAGCCCTTCGGCCGGCATCGTCTTCGTCACCCTGAAGCCGTTCGAGGAGCGTCGCTCGGCCGAGTTGTCGGGCTTCGCCATCTCCCAAAATCTCCAGAAGAAGTACCTGGGGGTGCAGGACGCCTTCATCGCCATCTTCCCGCCGCCGCCCGTCCAGGGGCTGGGCACCATCGGCGGCTTCAAGCTGCAGGTGGAGGACCGCACCGACCAGGGCTACGAAGCCCTGGACCAGACCATGAAGGCGGTGCAGGCCAAGGCGGCCCAGACGCCGGAGCTGGCCCGCGTCTTCTCCAGCTACAAGATCGGCATGCCCCAGCTCTATACCGAGCTGGACCGCACCAAGGCCGCCCAGTTGGGCGTCGACGTCCAGGACGTGTTCAGCGCCATGCAGATCTACCTGGGCTCGCTCTACGTCAACGACTTCAACAAGTTCGGCCGTACCTATCAGGTCATCGCCCAGGCCGACCGCCAGTTCCGTTCCAGGCCCGACGACATCTTGAAGCTGCAGACCCGCAATTTCGAGGGCCGCATGGTGCCGCTGGGCTCCATCGTCCGGGTGACGGAGACCACCGGCCCCGACAGCGCCATGCGCTACAACGCCTTCCGCTCCGCCGACGTCAATGGCGGTCCGGCGCCGGGCTATTCCACCGGTCAGGCCCAGGCGGCCATGATCCGCATCCTGGACGAGACCCTGCCCAAGGGCATGGGCTACGAGTGGACCGAGCTGACCTATCAGCAGATCCTGGCCGGCAACACCGCCATACTGGTGTTTCCCATCTGCGTGCTGCTGGTCTTCCTGGTGCTGGCGGCCCAGTACGAAAGCCTGTTCCTGCCCGCCGCCATCATCCTGATCGTGCCCATGTGCCTGCTGTCGGCCATCACCGGCGTCTGGCTGACCGGCGGCGACAACAACATGTTCACCCAGATCGGGCTGTTCGTGCTGATCGGCCTGGCCTGCAAGAACGCCATCCTGATCGTCGAGTTCGCCCGCGAGTTGGAGATCGCCGGCAAGGGCACCGTGGAATCCGCCATCGAGGCGGCGCATCTGCGGCTGCGCCCGATCCTGATGACCTCCTTCGCCTTCATCATGGGGGTGGTGCCGCTGGTGCTGTCCTCGGGGGCCGGCGCCGAGATGCGCCACGCCATGGGCGTCGCGGTATTCTTCGGCATGCTGGGCGTCACGTTCTTCGGCCTGTTCCTCACCCCCGTCTTCTACGTCCTCATGCGCGCGCTGGAAAAGCGCGTCACCGGAACCGAAAAGGTGCACCACCATGTCTGA
- a CDS encoding LuxR family transcriptional regulator produces MIGKSIVSPCMLQGAAEDFRQAAGVDDLWSRLRRHLDTGSITNVQYGFGALPEGKEKKLTILDSFVPGYLDAKIGEGVLEHDVFVRTGFAGTNPTMWSDTSRLPDLSPEARRSLDIDWDLGVTCGVSIPLRFAGGLGAGLIGLHAGGMSWGEFDRIWTEFGMTLTAVANAFDTALRGDHVGELFPLTSQERECLLWLATGLQQKQVADRLRLTDKQVEKRLKEARRKLKAVTTTQAVANALIFGLIDP; encoded by the coding sequence GTGATTGGAAAAAGCATTGTCTCTCCCTGCATGCTCCAGGGGGCGGCCGAGGATTTCCGGCAGGCGGCGGGAGTGGACGATCTTTGGTCGCGGCTGCGCCGCCACCTGGACACCGGCTCCATCACCAACGTGCAATACGGATTTGGCGCCCTGCCCGAGGGTAAGGAAAAAAAGCTGACCATTCTCGACTCCTTCGTTCCCGGCTATCTCGATGCCAAGATCGGCGAAGGAGTGCTCGAACATGATGTGTTCGTGCGGACCGGTTTCGCCGGAACTAACCCCACGATGTGGAGCGATACTAGCCGCCTGCCCGACCTCTCTCCCGAAGCTAGGCGATCCCTGGATATCGATTGGGATTTAGGCGTTACCTGCGGCGTCAGCATTCCCCTGCGATTCGCCGGCGGCTTGGGCGCCGGACTGATCGGCCTCCATGCCGGCGGCATGTCGTGGGGCGAGTTCGACCGGATATGGACCGAATTCGGCATGACGTTGACGGCTGTCGCCAACGCCTTCGACACGGCTCTGCGTGGCGACCATGTGGGGGAGTTGTTCCCCCTCACCTCCCAGGAACGGGAATGCCTGCTGTGGTTGGCGACTGGCCTACAACAAAAGCAGGTGGCCGACCGTCTGCGCCTGACCGACAAGCAGGTGGAGAAGCGGCTGAAGGAAGCGCGGCGCAAGCTGAAAGCGGTCACCACCACTCAGGCAGTGGCCAATGCCCTGATCTTCGGCCTGATCGATCCGTGA
- a CDS encoding alpha/beta hydrolase: MRRRTVSFLVVLALAALSGCATLDRDANADAIAGPAGMQRMIIKTDLFVLTTFARIRDPGRPVTIYVEGDGLAWLSRTEPSQDPTPREALGLQLAALDPSPNVVYLARPCQFTARAKNPACDIPYWTGKRFAPEVIASMGQAVSQIAARVPGQKINLVGYSGGGAVAVLVAANRQDVATIRTVAGNLDHAEVNRLAKVSPLSGSLNAIDMAGQVAKTPQIHYSGAADTVVPPAIAERFRGAAPSPCIATKVVAGASHETGWKERWTTLVNILPTCMPS, translated from the coding sequence ATGAGGCGGCGGACGGTCTCTTTCCTCGTTGTGCTCGCTCTGGCGGCGCTGAGCGGGTGCGCCACCCTGGACCGTGACGCCAACGCGGATGCCATCGCCGGGCCGGCCGGCATGCAGCGGATGATCATCAAGACCGATCTATTCGTCCTGACCACCTTTGCCCGCATCCGCGATCCGGGACGGCCCGTCACCATCTATGTCGAGGGCGACGGGCTGGCCTGGCTATCACGGACCGAGCCGTCACAGGACCCCACGCCGCGCGAGGCGCTGGGGCTGCAACTGGCCGCCCTTGATCCGTCGCCCAACGTGGTCTATCTGGCCCGTCCGTGCCAGTTCACCGCCAGAGCCAAGAATCCCGCCTGTGATATTCCCTATTGGACGGGCAAACGCTTCGCTCCAGAGGTGATCGCTTCCATGGGACAGGCAGTGAGTCAAATCGCCGCCCGGGTGCCGGGGCAGAAGATCAACCTCGTCGGGTATTCCGGCGGCGGTGCGGTCGCTGTGCTGGTGGCGGCGAACCGCCAGGACGTGGCGACCATCCGAACCGTCGCCGGCAACCTGGATCACGCCGAGGTCAACCGGCTCGCCAAGGTCTCGCCGCTTTCCGGCTCCCTCAATGCCATCGACATGGCAGGTCAAGTGGCGAAAACACCGCAAATCCATTACAGCGGCGCCGCCGATACGGTGGTGCCGCCCGCCATCGCCGAACGCTTCCGGGGCGCCGCTCCGTCCCCCTGCATTGCCACAAAAGTGGTTGCCGGTGCTTCCCACGAGACCGGATGGAAAGAGCGATGGACCACATTGGTCAACATCCTTCCAACCTGTATGCCGTCCTGA
- a CDS encoding efflux RND transporter periplasmic adaptor subunit, which translates to MTASPRFAKGRFFGKGRALLLATVALAALGGGSVLLRGAPGQPAQAAAAQAVPVTVQTMTPRNVQVWSSFSGRMRAVDFAEIRPEVSGRLTQVRIADGQTVKAGDVLFVIDPAPFEAALAKAEANLATARTNAVFARTELDRAVNLIKTEAIAQRLYDERANADKVAHSSVLAAEAELKQARINMDHAYVKAPIAGRVSRAEITLGNVVQAGPGAPLLTSIVSNDGIYADFEVDEQTYMKGIRAQDGSRDKERRIPVQITVRGDESHPYLGTIQSFDNRIDTASGTIRARARFDNRDGALMPGMFVSVKVASGGDEPALLVQERAIGNDQSKKFVYVVGDDGKVAYREVGLGPQVEASRIVLSGLKAGEKVIVDGLQHIRPNMPVTVQEASLGANGRDIAAN; encoded by the coding sequence ATGACCGCTTCCCCCCGTTTCGCCAAGGGCCGCTTCTTCGGAAAGGGCAGAGCCCTCCTTCTCGCCACCGTCGCCCTGGCCGCCCTGGGCGGCGGCTCGGTGCTGCTTAGGGGCGCTCCCGGCCAGCCGGCCCAGGCCGCGGCCGCCCAGGCGGTTCCCGTGACCGTGCAGACCATGACACCGCGCAATGTCCAGGTCTGGTCGTCGTTCTCGGGCCGCATGCGGGCGGTGGACTTCGCCGAGATCCGGCCCGAGGTCAGCGGCCGCCTCACCCAGGTGCGCATCGCCGACGGCCAGACGGTCAAGGCCGGCGACGTGCTGTTCGTGATCGATCCCGCCCCCTTCGAAGCCGCCCTGGCCAAGGCCGAGGCCAATCTGGCCACCGCCCGGACCAATGCCGTCTTCGCCCGCACCGAGCTTGACCGGGCCGTCAACCTGATCAAGACCGAGGCCATCGCCCAACGCCTCTATGACGAACGCGCCAATGCCGACAAGGTGGCCCACTCCTCGGTGCTGGCCGCCGAGGCCGAACTGAAGCAGGCCCGCATCAACATGGACCACGCCTACGTCAAGGCACCCATCGCCGGGCGGGTCAGCCGCGCCGAGATCACGCTGGGCAACGTGGTGCAGGCCGGCCCCGGCGCGCCGCTGCTGACCTCCATCGTCTCCAATGACGGCATCTATGCCGATTTCGAGGTGGACGAGCAAACCTACATGAAGGGCATCCGCGCCCAGGACGGCTCCCGCGACAAGGAGCGCCGCATCCCGGTCCAGATCACCGTGCGCGGCGACGAGTCCCATCCCTATCTCGGCACCATTCAAAGCTTCGACAACCGCATCGACACCGCGTCGGGGACCATCAGGGCCCGCGCCCGCTTCGACAACCGGGACGGCGCCCTGATGCCGGGCATGTTCGTCTCGGTCAAGGTGGCCAGCGGCGGCGACGAGCCGGCCCTGCTGGTACAGGAGCGCGCCATCGGCAACGACCAGAGCAAGAAGTTCGTCTATGTGGTCGGCGACGACGGCAAGGTCGCCTATCGCGAGGTCGGGCTGGGGCCGCAGGTGGAGGCAAGCCGCATCGTCCTGAGCGGACTCAAGGCCGGCGAGAAGGTGATCGTCGACGGGCTGCAGCACATCCGCCCCAACATGCCGGTCACCGTTCAGGAGGCCTCGCTGGGCGCCAACGGACGCGATATCGCCGCCAACTGA